A single Parabacteroides timonensis DNA region contains:
- a CDS encoding glycoside hydrolase family 3 C-terminal domain-containing protein, with the protein MNINNTPAKRLILCLSFGILPMLNAGNSSLQASMPHPAKNQKKIYHKGWIDLNKNGQKDIYEDPSQPIDKRVEDLLRQMTIEEKTCQLGTIYGYGAVLKDTLPTGEWKTRIWKDGIGNIDEHLNGEWKRTSLDFPYSNHAEAMNKVQAFFVEETRLGIPADLTNEGIRGLKHEKSTFFPAQIGQGCTWDKDLIREIGRITGEEAKVLGYTNVYSPILDLSRDPRWGRTVESYGEDSYLVGELGRQQVLGIQSNRVVSTPKHFAIYGVPAGGRDCESRTDPHATPQEVHELHLEPFRIAFQEAGALGTMCSHNDYNGTPVSASHYLLTELMRDQWGFKGYIVSDSWSISKNVDFYHIVSTPEEAVASELNAGLNIRTFFEESEVFIETLRNALKKGLVDEKTLDQRVREVLYVKFWLGLFDEPYVKDTKLADKVVNSDKNREVSLRAARESIVLLKNENNTLPLSKDIRNIAVIGPQADEVKSLTSRYGSHNPNVITGLQGLKNLLGDNVNLMYAKGCNVRDKNFPQSDVMFFELSDKEKEEIDEAVEIAKKAEVAIVYIGDDFRTIGESRSRVNLDLSGRQKELVRAVQATGTPVVLVLFNGRPVTLNWENANLPAIVEAWYPGEFSGQAVAEVLFGDYNPGGKLSTTFPKSVGQIPWAFPFKPNATGKGFARVDGELYPFGYGLSYTTFEISDLQPATTRISDGDTLTVTCKVKNTGAIKGDEVVQLYLNDETSSISRFEKELCGFERVTLEPGEEKTVTFKVNRRAYGMYNDKNEFIVEPGKFFLFAGNSSKSTPLNAEFYVE; encoded by the coding sequence ATGAATATCAATAACACACCAGCCAAACGTCTGATCCTTTGTTTATCGTTCGGCATCCTACCGATGTTGAATGCAGGCAACAGCAGCTTACAGGCTTCCATGCCCCATCCTGCCAAAAATCAGAAAAAAATATATCACAAAGGCTGGATCGACTTGAATAAGAACGGTCAGAAAGATATCTACGAAGATCCTTCCCAGCCTATCGACAAACGGGTAGAAGACCTTCTCAGGCAAATGACAATAGAAGAAAAAACTTGTCAACTCGGAACCATCTACGGATATGGTGCTGTCCTTAAAGACACATTACCTACCGGTGAATGGAAAACCCGTATCTGGAAAGACGGCATTGGAAATATCGACGAACATCTGAACGGGGAATGGAAACGTACCTCACTGGATTTTCCTTATTCCAATCACGCAGAAGCGATGAATAAGGTACAGGCATTCTTTGTGGAAGAAACCCGACTGGGTATTCCTGCCGATCTGACCAATGAAGGTATCCGGGGATTGAAACATGAAAAATCCACCTTCTTTCCGGCACAGATCGGACAAGGCTGTACCTGGGATAAAGACTTGATACGGGAAATCGGACGTATTACCGGAGAAGAAGCCAAAGTACTCGGATATACAAACGTCTACTCTCCCATTCTCGATCTGTCACGCGATCCGCGTTGGGGCCGTACTGTTGAAAGTTACGGTGAGGACTCCTATCTGGTTGGCGAACTGGGACGCCAGCAAGTACTCGGTATCCAAAGTAACCGGGTTGTCTCTACTCCGAAACATTTTGCCATTTACGGTGTGCCGGCCGGTGGCCGCGACTGTGAGTCGAGAACAGACCCTCACGCCACACCACAGGAAGTACATGAGTTACATCTGGAACCGTTCCGTATTGCTTTTCAGGAAGCCGGGGCTTTAGGAACCATGTGTTCACACAATGATTATAACGGGACTCCCGTCAGTGCCAGTCACTATTTACTGACAGAACTGATGCGTGACCAGTGGGGATTCAAGGGATATATCGTATCCGACAGTTGGTCTATCAGCAAGAATGTCGATTTCTATCATATCGTTTCCACACCCGAAGAGGCGGTTGCCAGCGAATTGAATGCCGGCCTGAATATCCGTACCTTCTTTGAAGAATCGGAAGTGTTTATCGAAACATTGAGGAACGCTCTGAAAAAAGGATTGGTAGACGAAAAGACATTAGATCAGCGCGTCCGCGAAGTACTCTATGTCAAGTTCTGGCTGGGACTTTTCGATGAGCCGTATGTAAAAGATACCAAGCTGGCCGATAAAGTGGTAAACAGTGATAAGAACCGGGAAGTATCCCTTCGTGCTGCACGCGAGTCGATCGTTCTCCTGAAAAACGAGAACAATACGCTTCCTTTATCGAAAGATATCAGGAATATTGCAGTGATCGGCCCACAAGCCGACGAAGTGAAATCACTGACTTCCCGTTACGGTTCACACAATCCGAATGTAATAACAGGTTTGCAGGGGTTAAAGAATTTATTGGGAGACAACGTAAACCTGATGTATGCCAAAGGATGTAATGTCAGAGACAAGAATTTCCCACAAAGTGATGTAATGTTCTTCGAACTGAGCGATAAAGAAAAAGAAGAAATCGACGAAGCGGTAGAAATAGCTAAAAAAGCAGAAGTAGCCATCGTTTACATAGGCGATGACTTCCGCACGATCGGTGAATCCAGAAGTCGTGTCAACCTGGATTTGTCGGGTAGACAAAAAGAACTGGTACGTGCTGTACAGGCAACCGGAACTCCCGTCGTACTGGTCCTCTTCAACGGACGTCCGGTTACCTTGAACTGGGAAAACGCCAACCTGCCTGCCATTGTGGAAGCATGGTATCCGGGAGAATTTTCCGGACAAGCCGTAGCCGAAGTATTATTCGGCGACTACAATCCCGGAGGTAAACTATCGACAACCTTTCCTAAGTCAGTCGGACAAATCCCCTGGGCTTTCCCCTTCAAGCCGAATGCTACCGGTAAAGGTTTTGCCCGTGTAGATGGTGAACTTTATCCATTCGGTTACGGACTGAGTTATACTACTTTTGAAATCAGTGACCTCCAACCGGCAACAACCCGGATTTCTGATGGCGATACCCTGACCGTAACCTGCAAAGTAAAAAATACAGGAGCCATAAAAGGGGACGAAGTGGTTCAGCTTTATTTGAATGATGAAACATCTTCCATTTCCCGTTTTGAAAAAGAACTATGCGGTTTCGAACGTGTTACTCTGGAACCGGGTGAAGAAAAGACAGTCACTTTCAAAGTAAACCGTCGTGCTTATGGAATGTATAACGACAAAAATGAATTTATTGTAGAACCTGGAAAGTTCTTCCTATTTGCTGGAAACTCATCCAAGTCAACCCCGTTAAATGCTGAATTTTATGTGGAATAA
- a CDS encoding RagB/SusD family nutrient uptake outer membrane protein, whose product MKTYINKIVATGLCSLLLFTSSCSSFLSEEPKDFLSPENLPNTESECNMLLMGAMSYWRSNNFERHINFIAEATTDAVVSATKNNIPRDEMNSLIWQDDNESLYKPWQQFYACINASNIMIQKVPDASKVSEDVKNQYVAAARYMRALSYFYLVRIFNDVIYLDTPVEDFTSATDLSKTPAIDIYRSIIEDLEYAETNLPVKWSEGTERPTVAAAKSLLAWVYITMAGEQVKDNTMWAKAAAKAKEVIDNKGSYGIELLSNYEDLWKVNNRYNKESIFAFNFADGLGDNQCGAEWRPTSVGTESGWGFFYTQQSYLDKFEDKDLRKAATFLTEIVSTVDKKTYTTADFGSPYPHGKKWCDGGREDFSQRSKRTDMYIPIIRYADVLLIFAEAENEVNGPTAAAYEAVNQLRLRAGLDNLSGLGKDTFREAIRKEWTLETTHERIYRFNLVRWGTYLSTMKEYFQQYYPEKVKNVTEEKLYFPCPNHDAIINPNL is encoded by the coding sequence ATGAAAACATATATCAATAAAATAGTCGCAACCGGCCTCTGTTCTTTGTTACTGTTTACAAGTAGCTGCTCGTCTTTTTTGTCGGAAGAGCCGAAAGATTTCCTGTCGCCGGAGAATTTGCCGAACACAGAATCAGAATGTAATATGTTGCTGATGGGAGCGATGTCGTATTGGCGTAGTAACAACTTCGAGCGTCATATCAATTTTATTGCAGAAGCGACGACAGATGCGGTAGTGAGTGCTACAAAAAATAATATTCCCCGTGATGAAATGAATTCGTTGATCTGGCAGGATGACAATGAAAGTTTGTACAAGCCCTGGCAACAGTTCTATGCCTGCATCAATGCCTCTAATATCATGATCCAGAAAGTACCGGATGCATCGAAGGTTTCTGAAGATGTGAAGAATCAATATGTGGCTGCTGCGCGTTATATGCGTGCCTTGTCTTATTTTTATCTGGTCCGTATTTTCAATGATGTGATTTATCTGGATACTCCGGTGGAAGATTTTACAAGTGCGACAGATTTATCCAAGACACCGGCGATCGATATTTATAGGTCGATTATTGAAGACCTGGAATATGCAGAAACCAATTTGCCTGTCAAATGGAGTGAAGGGACTGAGCGTCCGACCGTAGCTGCTGCAAAATCTCTTTTAGCCTGGGTTTATATTACGATGGCCGGAGAACAGGTAAAAGATAATACGATGTGGGCTAAAGCGGCAGCAAAGGCAAAAGAAGTGATCGACAATAAGGGTAGCTATGGTATCGAATTGTTGAGTAACTATGAAGATCTGTGGAAAGTGAACAACAGATATAATAAGGAATCGATTTTTGCTTTTAACTTCGCAGATGGTTTGGGAGATAATCAATGTGGTGCGGAATGGCGTCCTACCAGTGTCGGAACAGAGTCAGGTTGGGGATTCTTTTATACACAGCAATCCTATCTGGATAAGTTTGAAGATAAAGACTTACGTAAAGCAGCTACATTCCTGACTGAGATAGTTAGTACAGTGGATAAGAAAACGTATACGACCGCAGATTTCGGTAGTCCGTATCCACACGGTAAAAAATGGTGTGATGGCGGACGTGAAGATTTCTCTCAGCGCAGTAAACGCACGGATATGTATATACCGATCATCCGTTATGCAGATGTATTGTTGATTTTTGCTGAGGCTGAGAATGAAGTGAACGGTCCGACTGCTGCAGCTTATGAGGCCGTTAACCAGCTTCGTTTACGTGCCGGTCTGGATAATTTGTCAGGTTTGGGTAAAGATACATTCCGTGAAGCTATCCGCAAGGAGTGGACACTGGAAACGACTCACGAACGTATTTATCGTTTCAACCTGGTGCGCTGGGGTACTTATCTGTCTACAATGAAAGAATACTTCCAACAGTATTATCCGGAAAAGGTAAAGAATGTAACGGAAGAAAAGTTGTATTTCCCTTGTCCGAATCATGATGCGATTATCAATCCTAATTTATAA